The following coding sequences lie in one Liolophura sinensis isolate JHLJ2023 chromosome 4, CUHK_Ljap_v2, whole genome shotgun sequence genomic window:
- the LOC135464653 gene encoding dnaJ homolog subfamily C member 7-like: MEWKDTNEDENMDQENDCIIIEQSAEDMADQRKHNGNLFYKENNYYEALKCYTEAINLCPTCAAYYGNRAATYIMLNRYKDALEDARRAVEIDNTFVKGHLREGKCHLALGSTPAAIQCYQRVLLLEPENTVAPHEMQMAQKVQELSDLAANDFASGETRRALFYMDRCLEMSPACNRFKIHKAEALAILGRYQESQEVSNDVLQRDQMNADAVYVRGLCLYYQDNVEKALQHFQQVLRLAPDHRKARDVYKRAKGLIAKKEEGNVAFRSGKFVEAFELYSQALSIDPYNKFTNSKLYCNRATVCSKINKLDQAIEDCSKAIELDDTYLKAYLRRAKCYMETEQYEEAVRDYDKLTKLDKCRENKRLLQEAKLALKRSKRKDFYKILGVAKEATDDEIKKAYKKRALLHHPDRHSHAEPDVQKEEEKKFKELGEAYSVLSDAKKRLRYDQGQDLEDLDGPGFDHIDPNQIFQAFFGGNQGFSFGGGNFGGMGGSSFHSHSSQFPGEFTFQFG, translated from the exons ATGGAGTGGAAAGATACAAACGAGGACGAAAATATGGATCAGGAAAATGACTGCATTATAATAGAACAAAG tgcgGAAGACATGGCTGACCAAAGAAAGCACAATGGAAACCTATTTTACAAGGAAAACAATTATTATGAAGCTCTTAAATGTTACACAGAAGCTATAA ATCTGTGCCCAACCTGTGCGGCGTACTACGGCAACAGAGCAGCCACATACATCATGTTAAACAGGTACAAAGATGCCCTGGAGGATGCCAGAAGGGCGGTGGAAATAGACAACACATTTGTTAAG GGTCATTTACGAGAGGGCAAATGTCACTTGGCTTTAGGCAGCACGCCAGCTGCCATCCAATGTTACCAAAGAGTTCTTTTGCTGGAACCAGAAAACACTGTAGCTCCGCACGAG ATGCAAATGGCCCAGAAAGTTCAGGAGTTATCAGACTTAGCTGCGAACGATTTTGCGTCAGGAGAAACGAGGAGG GCGTTGTTTTACATGGATCGCTGTCTGGAGATGAGTCCAGCCTGTAACCGGTTTAAAATACACAAAGCAGAAGCTTTGGCCATCTTGGGGCGGTATCAGGAATCTCAGGAAGTCTCAAA TGATGTACTACAGAGAGACCAGATGAATGCAGATGCCGTGTATGTAAGAGGCTTATGTCTCTATTACCAAGACAATGTGGAGAAAGCATTGCAACATTTCCAACAAGTTTTACGGCTAGCACCCGACCACAGAAAAGCCCGTGATGTCTATAAG AGAGCCAAAGGTCTGATAGCTAAAAAGGAGGAAGGAAATGTTGCATTCCGATCGGGGAAATTCGTCGAGGCTTTTGAATTGTACTCTCAGGCACTGAGTATTGATCCTTACAACAAGTTCACAAACTCTAAACTATACTGTAACAGAGCAACTGTCTGCTCCAAG ATTAATAAACTCGATCAAGCTATAGAAGATTGTTCGAAAGCTATTGAATTGGATGACACATATCTGAAAGCGTATTTACGGAGAGCAAAATG TTACATGGAAACGGAGCAGTATGAAGAGGCCGTACGAGACTACGATAAACTGACCAAACTGGACAAGTGTCGAG AAAATAAACGGTTATTACAAGAAGCCAAACTTGCTTTGAAACGAAGCAAACGAAAAGACTTCTACAAAATCCTGGGTGTGGCCAAAGAAGCAACGGACGACGAAATCAAAAAAGCTTACAAGAAGCGAGCATTGCTGCACCATCCAG atCGTCATTCCCATGCTGAACCAGATGTTCAAAAGGAGgaagagaaaaaatttaaagagCTTGGAGAAGCATACTCTGTTTTATCTGATGCGAAGAAGCGTCTGCGCTATGACCAGGGGCAAGATTTAGAAGACTTGGATGGTCCAGGCTTTG ATCACATTGATCCAAACCAAATATTCCAGGCTTTCTTCGGAGGTAACCAAGGCTTCTCCTTTGGGGGTGGcaactttggcggcatggggGGCAGTAGTTTCCACTCCCACTCGAGTCAATTCCCCGGAGAATTCACCTTCCAGTTTGGATGA
- the LOC135464734 gene encoding uncharacterized protein LOC135464734 produces MADSPGGKDGQTSNTVESRGEEVTSTNETKVAEEETDAVEEGNEEPVAVADEEETKTDKQGDRPEDQEVKVAKEPSRGEEPSTAKGPGDLKPLSDVGELSAAEEMDDGEPEKSVFDDTEQVSKEPTSEEDQGEEVPNMKTEPKNNEPVSETDGGNVCTSLEEEMEEDKNKGPVEQGLEDDDTSKVAEEAVEDIGALSEEQGSKAKPDDLFEPLDTEPDVRRELAEVEPSAMEETRSKSRSPDESADGEPFVIEDVEEASGEGTQASLMKESGETTEDSSAEKILEAGSLRVEEQRLATKRGPGEGDDSPETDTATGSPPLKRERTMEPEHNYSRVPSKKVQGESQSCEASAQTKLYKLLHEKRHAVKMPGSKGTAPKKTVAPKKAWMVSLLPGQTPAPVSFQQDNIPVLDPATKQVHNVPSVTNATVAKPTSELAEMISTEHLFTIEVKTVSTVGGVAKAMTVTVLNVAAVSFKCSKCSQPVRGPILSNQLKNSKSHTCKMGDQKLAQQVKVDVGSPVTRSASKALMLATLQAADDAKLGAKRRAKNALGVASTGLLLPTGSSQPPASVKVSRANPRQQTRGRPRKYVVTQGEQPKRPEDKGEEKEAVDKGDKGNEKEKEDEDEKLSSKSEQLAFIESQYQARRWNLRRRNKKKRIVSDESEGDQDDDVDDDNDGDDSVKETKAVKKKKGVDSEGDTDENEDSNHALGGEYKEMEQVKDKTGIKIGGGRPPKRDFCIQCYLKLDHVCKIKLMADNRKACKTCNFCGKSFKTVNSLNQHVRVHTNERPFECKECGKAFRRTSTLFEHMRIHGGEKRFLCSICGRKFLRKSDHTAHLRIHNNDFRHRCTECGKGFKGNAQLEVHMRKHTGETPFLCTVCGRKFKHPFGLRVHMKYHEMVENPLRCTECERVYEDPDELRMHDCPYGKQHMCSVCGKTFANPFASKGHMKIHLRPNPSVCKSCHVTFPNERDLQLHQDENIVKCSVCDKTIKEARSCMLSALPGNPLKGKKFKCWKCHSDQAGGKAGPDGNEKKEEKPEEQPVQQLSSAAVLQPPEVMSPIAQPLQHMQPVAQMTDHPSQHLQQQQQQQQQVLPPSMSVNHSMQSSSPNTSQAVGTYHIGEPTALQLGQPIHSAQSMQPVMAPMDPAMQMASAPGHMTQPSQSEQHNQLYQPPHTEYSSMIQQVQNEPIHYSTQQMQPMQQYQHHPQTHPQPHPQPHPHQQQAQSQHQLDMQNVYQLQPVQQQPLLPQHNILRRL; encoded by the exons atggctgacagTCCAGGAGGGAAAGATGGTCAAACTAGTAATACGGTGGAATCAAGAGGCGAAGAAGTGACTTCTACTAATGAGACGAAAGTAGCTGAAGAAGAGACAGATGCAGTTGAAGAAGGAAATGAAGAACCTGTTGCGGTGGCTGATGAGGAAGAGACAAAAACAGATAAACAAGGTGATAGACCAGAAGACCAGGAAGTAAAAGTAGCAAAAGAACCTAGTAGAGGTGAGGAACCAAGTACGGCAAAAGGTCCTGGTGATCTGAAACCATTGTCAGATGTTGGAGAACTGAGTGCAGCAGAAGAGATGGATGACGGAGAACCTGAGAAAAGTGTGTTTGATGATACGGAGCAGGTCAGTAAGGAACCCACTTCTGAAGAAGATCAAGGAGAGGAGGTTCCTAATATGAAAACAGAACCCAAGAACAATGAACCTGTGAGTGAAACAGATGGAGGAAATGTATGTACGAGTCTAGAAGAAGAGATGgaagaagacaaaaacaaagGGCCAGTAGAACAAGGACTGGAGGATGATGATACATCAAAGGTGGCTGAGGAAGCTGTAGAGGATATCGGGGCATTGAGTGAAGAGCAGGGGAGTAAAGCCAAGCCAGATGATTTGTTTGAACCTCTGGACACAGAACCAGATGTCCGGCGGGAACTGGCTGAGGTGGAACCAAGCGCCATGGAGGAAACGAGAAGCAAATCGCGAAGCCCCGATGAGTCTGCAGACGGAGAGCCTTTTGTGATTGAAGATGTGGAAGAGGCCAGTGGAGAAGGTACACAGGCTTCACTTATGAAGgaatcaggggagacaactgaggACAGCTCAGCAGAAAAGATTCTGGAGGCAGGGAGTTTACGTGTGGAGGAACAGCGCTTAGCGACGAAAAGGGGACCAGGAGAGGGTGATGACAGCCCCGAGACAGACACTGCTACGGGTAGTCCGCCTTTAAAGCGAGAAAGAACAATGGAGCCGGAACATAACTATTCCCGTGTACCCTCAAAGAAGGTGCAAGGGGAATCACAGTCTTGTGAAGCAAGCGCACAGACAAAACTGTACAAGTTGTTGCATGAGAAGCGCCATGCTGTTAAAATGCCTGGTTCTAAGGGGACAGCTCCGAAGAAGACGGTCGCCCCAAAGAAGGCTTGGATGGTTTCTTTGTTGCCTGGACAAACCCCGGCCCCG GTCTCGTTCCAACAAGATAACATTCCTGTGCTGGACCCTGCGACAAAACAG GTTCATAACGTACCATCTGTGACGAACGCCACCGTGGCAAAACCTACATCTGAGCTGGCCGAGATGATATCTACAGAGCATCTGTTCACCATCGAGGTGAAGACCGTGTCTACCGTAGGGGGTGTGGCCAAAGCTATGACTGTCACTGTTCTTAACGTTGCTGCCGTCAGCTTTAAGTGCAGCAAGTGCAGCCAGCCTGTCAGGGGTCCGATTTTATCAAATCAACTCAAAAATTCCAAGTCACACACCTGTAAAATGGGGGATCAGAAGTTGGCACAGCAGGTTAAGGTCGATGTAGGCTCACCAGTAACCCGGTCAGCCTCAAAAGCTCTTATGCTAGCAACACTCCAAGCTGCTGATGATGCCAAGCTTGGCGCGAAAAGGCGAGCCAAGAATGCTTTAGGTGTAGCAAGCACAGGTTTGCTTTTGCCAACGGGATCGTCACAGCCCCCGGCAAGTGTTAAAGTGAGTAGGGCAAACCCTAGGCAACAGACAAGGGGTAGGCCAAGAAAGTATGTTGTCACTCAGGGTGAGCAACCCAAAAGACCTGAAGATAAAGGTGAGGAGAAAGAAGCAGTTGATAAAGGTGACAAAGGCAATGAAAAGGAGAAAGAAGATGAAGACGAAAAGCTTTCGTCCAAAAGCGAACAGCTTGCGTTCATTGAATCCCAATATCAGGCAAGACGCTGGAATTTGAggagaagaaacaaaaaaaagaggATTGTATCGGACGAAAGTGAAGGTGATCAGGACgatgatgttgatgatgacaatgatggTGATGATAGTGTAAAGGAAACGAAGGCTGTCAAAAAAAAGAAGGGTGTGGATAGTGAGGGGGATACAGACGAAAATGAAGACAGTAACCATGCTCTTGGAGGAGAGTATAAGGAGATGGAACAGGTGAAAGACAAGACAGGCATTAAAATTGGAGGGGGGAGACCTCCGAAACGAGATTTTTGTATCCAGTGCTACCTCAAGCTCGACCATGTGTGTAAGATCAAGCTTATGGCAGACAACAGGAAGGCATGCAAAACCTGCAACTTCTGCGGAAAGTCTTTCAAGACGGTTAACAGCCTTAATCAGCATGTACGCGTCCACACGAATGAAAGACCTTTTGAATGTAAAGAATGTGGAAAAGCATTTCGCAGGACTTCTACCCTCTTTGAGCACATGCGGATCCATGGTGGGGAAAAGCGCTTTTTGTGCTCCATCTGCGGAAGAAAGTTCCTGCGCAAGAGCGACCACACAGCTCACTTGCGAATACACAACAATGACTTCAGACACCGATGCACTGAATGTGGGAAGGGATTCAAAGGAAATGCCCAGCTGGAGGTACATATGCGGAAGCACACGGGAGAAACACCTTTTCTTTGCACGGTTTGTGGACGGAAGTTTAAGCATCCGTTCGGACTCCGTGTGCACATGAAGTATCACGAAATGGTGGAAAATCCGCTACGGTGTACGGAATGCGAGAGAGTGTACGAAGACCCAGATGAATTAAGGATGCACGATTGTCCGTATGGAAAGCAACACATGTGCTCTGTGTGTGGGAAAACATTCGCCAACCCTTTTGCTAGCAAAGGTCACATGAAAATCCATCTTCGACCCAACCCGTCAGTGTGCAAGTCGTGTCATGTGACTTTCCCGAACGAACGTGATCTTCAGCTGCACCAAGATGAGAACATCGTCAAGTGTTCCGTCTGCgacaaaaccatcaaagaagCCAGGAGCTGCATGCTGAGTGCCTTGCCAGGAAATCCACTCAAAGGGAAGAAGTTCAAGTGTTGGAAGTGTCACAGCGATCAGGCGGGTGGCAAGGCTGGTCCTGATGGAAATGAAAAGAAAGAGGAAAAGCCAGAAGAGCAACCTGTACAGCAGCTTTCCTCAGCTGCGGTACTCCAACCACCAGAAGTTATGTCTCCGATTGCCCAGCCGCTACAGCACATGCAACCCGTTGCCCAGATGACAGATCATCCTAGTCAACATCtacagcagcaacaacaacaacaacaacaagtgcTTCCACCTTCCATGTCCGTGAACCATTCAATGCAGTCATCTTCACCAAACACTTCGCAAGCAGTtgggacatatcacattggcgAACCAACCGCTTTGCAGCTCGGCCAGCCGATTCACTCCGCTCAATCCATGCAGCCTGTCATGGCACCAATGGATCCCGCCATGCAGATGGCGTCTGCGCCAGGTCACATGACCCAGCCCAGCCAATCGGAGCAGCACAACCAATTATACCAGCCTCCGCACACGGAGTACTCTTCAATGATCCAGCAAGTGCAGAACGAGCCTATTCACTACTCGACACAGCAGATGCAGCCGATGCAGCAGTATCAGCACCATCCGCAAACCCATCCGCAACCCCATCCACAGCCTCATCCGCATCAGCAGCAGGCGCAGTCGCAGCATCAGCTAGACATGCAGAACGTCTACCAGCTTCAGCCTGTCCAACAACAACCATTGCTCCCTCAGCATAATATTTTGCGCCGTTTGTGA
- the LOC135464830 gene encoding uncharacterized protein LOC135464830 isoform X1, with product MFSMCAQTSNKDVLIWTMDLLRVSTFSLLILHLVTEVYSCTEPTTCVRADDSCREVQKFVSCRDDQSRDCSEAVRTRHEVSIKLIKSTYSKSPFNCVFSKGSSNFRCGFVAIFLATVLSKVLNNFL from the exons ATGTTTTCTATGTGTGCCCAAACAAGTAACAAGGACGTGCTGATCTGGACAATGGATCTTTTGCGGGTGTCGACGTTTTCCTTGCTGATACTGCACTTAG ttacCGAAGTCTATTCTTGTACGGAACCGACAACCTGTGTCCGTGCTGATGATTCGTGCAG aGAAGTCCAGAAGTTTGTGAGCTGTCGAGATGATCAAAGTCGAGATTGTTCCGAGGCTGTCCGTACAAGGCACGAGGTGTCAATCAAACTCATCAAAAGTACATATTCCAAATCCCCGTTTAACTGTGTCTTTAGCAaag GGTCCAGCAACTTCCGGTGCGGGTTTGTCGCCATCTTCCTTGCCACAGTGCTCTCCAAGGTCTTAAACAACTTCCTTTAG
- the LOC135464830 gene encoding uncharacterized protein LOC135464830 isoform X2, producing the protein MDLLRVSTFSLLILHLVTEVYSCTEPTTCVRADDSCREVQKFVSCRDDQSRDCSEAVRTRHEVSIKLIKSTYSKSPFNCVFSKGSSNFRCGFVAIFLATVLSKVLNNFL; encoded by the exons ATGGATCTTTTGCGGGTGTCGACGTTTTCCTTGCTGATACTGCACTTAG ttacCGAAGTCTATTCTTGTACGGAACCGACAACCTGTGTCCGTGCTGATGATTCGTGCAG aGAAGTCCAGAAGTTTGTGAGCTGTCGAGATGATCAAAGTCGAGATTGTTCCGAGGCTGTCCGTACAAGGCACGAGGTGTCAATCAAACTCATCAAAAGTACATATTCCAAATCCCCGTTTAACTGTGTCTTTAGCAaag GGTCCAGCAACTTCCGGTGCGGGTTTGTCGCCATCTTCCTTGCCACAGTGCTCTCCAAGGTCTTAAACAACTTCCTTTAG